In Rattus rattus isolate New Zealand chromosome 9, Rrattus_CSIRO_v1, whole genome shotgun sequence, a genomic segment contains:
- the LOC116909943 gene encoding LOW QUALITY PROTEIN: alpha-N-acetylgalactosaminide alpha-2,6-sialyltransferase 1-like (The sequence of the model RefSeq protein was modified relative to this genomic sequence to represent the inferred CDS: deleted 2 bases in 1 codon; substituted 1 base at 1 genomic stop codon) encodes MENRCRGLSHGQTFLLLTGLMLLFILPSVVKEPSTRVSRYQFIEDNESSLQGIPQKAAPQGPIVTLPPTVHKKKTTSVRTKGVELQKQDRATARGERGEGAEKKLEVKRPAPENPKSKADSEAKIPASKHLDKLSRATGVLSARKTPMATGAAPAKKKVVQPTPIPASFPHPTTQRHQRLKASDFKSEPWWDFEEEYSLDAGSLQTTCPGSVKITASHSPWLQNIFLPNITLFLDSGRFNQSEWNRLEHFAPPFGFMELNQSLVQKVVSRFPPVPQQQLLLASLPTSLLRCITCAVVGNGGILNNSRMGQEIDSHDYVFRLSGAVIKGYEQDVGTRTSFYGFTAFSLVQSILNLGHQGFQHVPLGKDVRYLHFLEGTRDYEWLEAMFLNRTMANTKLSWFRHRPQEAFREALDLDRYFLVHPDFLRYMKNRFLRSKTLDTAHWRLYRPTTGALLLLTALHLCDKVSAYGFITQGHARFSDHYYDASWKRLIFYINHDFELERTVWKRLHDEGIIQLYQRPXSGKAKN; translated from the exons ATGGAGAACCGTTGCAGAGGGCTTTCCCACGGGCAAACTTTCCTGCTTCTGACTGGGTTGATGTTGCTCTTTATCCTGCCCTCTGTTGTCAAGGAGCCAAGCACAAGAGTTTCCAG GTACCAGTTTATAGAGGACAATGAATCAAGTCTGCAGGGGATTCCACAAAAGGCTGCACCCCAAGGACCCATCGTGACCCTGCCACCCACAGTTCACAAGAAGAAGACAACCTCTGTCAGGACAAAGGGGGTGGAGCTGCAGAAACAGGACAGAGCGACAGCccgaggagagagaggagagggggcagagaagAAGTTAGAGGTTAAAAGGCCAGCACCAGAGAATCCTAAGAGCAAGGCAGACTCTGAGGCAAAGATACCTGCTTCAAAACATCTGGACAAACTATCAAGAGCTACAGGAGTACTGTCAGCAAGGAAGACACCAATGGCCACAGGAGCTGCCCCAGCCAAGAAGAAGGTGGTCCAGCCCACCCCAATCCCTGCCTCTTtcccacaccccaccacacaaaGACACCAAAGGCTGAAGGCCTCTGACTTCAAGTCTGAGCCTTGGTGGGATTTTGAGGAGGAATATAGCTTGGATGCGGGCAGCCTACAGACG ACCTGCCCTGGCTCTGTGAAGATCACGGCTTCCCATTCACCATGGctacaaaatatctttctgcCCAATATCACTCTCTTCCTGGACTCTGGGCGCTTCAACCAGAGCGAGTGGAACAGGCTAGAGCACTTTGCTCCGCCCTTTGGCTTCATGGAGCTCAATCAGTCCC TGGTACAGAAGGTGGTGAGCCGTTTCCCTCCGGTACCCCAGCAGCAACTCCTCCTTGCCAGCCTCCCCACTAGCCTCTTGAGGTGTATCACCTGTGCTGTAGTGGGCAACGGAGGCATCCTCAATAATTCACGTATGGGCCAGGAGATAGACAGCCATGACTACGTCTTCCG ACTGAGTGGAGCCGTTATTAAAGGATATGAACAGGATGTGGGGACCCGGACATCCTTCTATGGCTTCACTGCTTTCTCCCTGGTCCAGTCTATCCTCAATTTGGGTCATCAAGGTTTCCAGCATGTGCCTCTGGGGAAG GATGTCCGATATCTACACTTCCTGGAAGGCACCCGGGACTATGAGTGGCTGGAAGCTATGTTCTTGAATCGGACCATGGCAAATACTAAACTTTCCTGGTTCAG GCATAGACCTCAGGAAGCCTTTAGAGAGGCCTTGGACTTGGATCGATACTTTCTGGTACACCCAGACTTTCTCCGTTACATGAAGAACAG GTTTTTGAGGTCAAAGACCCTGGACACTGCCCACTGGAGACTATACCGCCCCACCACTGGTGCCCTCCTGCTGCTTACAGCCCTTCACCTCTGTGACAAG GTGAGCGCCTATGGCTTCATCACCCAGGGCCAC GCCCGCTTCTCTGATCACTACTATGATGCATCGTGGAAACGGCTCATCTTTTACATCAACCATGACTTCGAGTTAGAGAGAACAGTCTGGAAGAGGCTGCATGATGAAGGCATCATCCAGCTGTACCAGCGCCCATAGAGTGGCAAAGCAAAGAACTGA